The Mercenaria mercenaria strain notata chromosome 10, MADL_Memer_1, whole genome shotgun sequence genome contains a region encoding:
- the LOC123559679 gene encoding solute carrier family 35 member B1-like isoform X2: protein MADVKISVDEDGLVSQVTESVEKEQEKKDFRKFVVCALGIFVCHFILGILQETITKGKYGSGEKQEKFTYTLALVFVQCIINALCAKAAMTVFSRDADTTPNKMFAACSLTYLGAMLASNQSLQYISYPTQVLGKSVKPIPVMVLGILFAGKRYPHAKFLFILMICIGVAMFMYKDKKPTETEASHTFGFGEVLLIVSLTFDGLTGATQDRMRSNHKTGAYHMMLFVNLWSILWLAIGLVLSGEGIAFLGFVQRYPSVLPKMVTFGVASAIGQVFIFITVTSFGPLPCSIITTTRKFFTILGSVILFSNPMNSRQWLGTVLVFMGLGLDSAYGKEKKDAKTER, encoded by the exons ATGGCTGATGTGAAAATTAGTGTAGATGAAGACGGTCTTGTGTCACAAGTTACAGAAAGTGTtgaaaaagaacaagaaaaaaagGATTTTAGGAAATTTGTAGTTTGTGCACTTGGAATATTTGTTTGCCATTTTATACTTGGAATTTTACAGGAAACAAT aactaagGGTAAATATGGCTCAGGAGAAAAACAAGAGAAATTTACATACACCTTGGCCCTGGTGTTTGTACAGTGCATTATCAATGCTTTATGCGCTAAAGCAG caatGACAGTGTTTTCAAGGGATGCTGATACTACACCAAATAAGATGTTTGCAGCATGTTCCTTGACTTACCTTGGAGCTATGTTGGCCAGTAACCAGTCTTTACAATACATTTCCTACCCCACACAG GTTCTCGGAAAATCAGTGAAGCCCATTCCGGTTATGGTTCTAGGGATCTTGTTTGCTGGAAAACGATACCCGCATGCAAAGTTcctgtttatattgatgatatgtATCGGTGTTGCCATGTTTATGTACAAAGATAAGAAGCCTACTGAAACTGAGGCCAGTCATACATTTGGTTTTGGTGAAGTTTTGTTG attgtgtccttgacctttgatggattgACAGGGGCCACTCAGGATAGAATGAGATCTAATCATAAAACAGGGGCATATCACATGATGTTGTTTGTGAACTTGTGGTCTATTCTTTGGCTAGCTATAG gtttgGTATTATCAGGAGAAGGCATAGCATTCCTAGGTTTTGTACAAAGATATCCTTCTGTATTGCCAAAAATGGTAACCTTTGGTGTAGCCAGTGCTATAGGACAG gtttttattttcatcactGTGACATCATTTGGACCACTACCTTGTTCGATCATCACCACCACTAGAAAATTTTTCACCATCTTAGGGTCTGTTATTCTATTCTCAAACCCCATGAATTCTCGGCAATGGTTAGGCACTGTACTAGTATTCATGGGTCTTGGGCTTGACAGTGCTTATGGCAAAGAGAAAAAGGATGCCAAGACAGAAagataa